The genomic DNA gaaaaaaatacgcatACCACAGACAggaacgctgcatttcgttcccatttaaatttttatcaaataatcaGGCCCTTACTTTAAGTACTCGTACCCACCTAATAATGACTCTATttgaataaaacctccttcgtctTAAGGatgtcattattttagtatgataccatttacgaattaaaccttaacagacaaaaattaaaaaaacaacattgcTTTAGCTCCTAAATGCTGAAATGCTTATTTAGCCCCtctggagtggtaatatgacagtgtttttgagcgaCAGTAGCgataaaaggtatttttataggacttctttaaccgacgaacaagattacaactataaaatatcgattctataaagacagtTTTTGTTATCGCAtgagatcgttgatcatatactttgacagaaaagtaacgtcaagcaaggcaggtcctaatgtaattagtctgagctgaCGTCATTTAATTCTGAAGTTGTACCTGTTGATTATATGTgtacacatttttcatactgAATACCTCTAAGCTACCAGTCTAAAGGATAAATTAGAATGCCTATGGAAAATTAGCTACTGGATAGTTAGCTTGGAACTTATACTTAGATTAACTTGAGTCATACTTGTAATATACCTATCAGGTCTTAGCTACGTCTATATCATTGTACAtattattctatatttttaaactatttcaatgtatgtattattatgtatacttATTCTAATTCATTCATATACTTACATAATCTTAtttcaaaccaaaaaaataatgttttacctAAAATTATGTTACTTTTCACTAACATGATTATATGTCaagttaaacatttatttttttacagttagtggacaaattaaaaaaaaatacattttagaaTGAATGAATATCAAAACAATTTTAAGATTGTCTGACTACAATtctgttaaaaacaaaactttgtttacttaataaaatgtttctaaAACAAATATTGTACAGTCATTACAATCAGATTAttggaaaataatttaatttgtagcaACTGTGTGTTTTTATATGAACGCAagacaatatttgtttttaaaaatgttagttcttatttttaatgttttgtatgGACAGAATCATTGCCAatttgttgatgaatttttgACTACAAAATAGAATGTTGTCGAACGTTGAAGTATGAATTCACAAACTCGTCCGAAAATTATCTGTTAAATTAGATTAAGTCACATTAAGTTATAAATAAGTGGTTTGGAAAATTACTGTAGGCGACATCACGACAAAATGTTAAATATCTCAGTAATAAACAACATGTGTTTGGATgctatattgattttatttaattattttcataaatcattATCTTACCTGATTATGATTTTGTCACATTTTGATTTATGATAATGTAGATCTTGTAAGTaaatcccaaggtgctggaattgcgactCCGCACaaaagccgtgacagcccaagtgcatacgacctctgcctccgattccggagggtgtgggtccgaattcggtccggggcatgcacctccaacttttcagttgtgtgctttttaagaaatttaatatcatgtgtctcaaaggaaaacatcgtgagaaaacctgcataggtaccagagaattttcttaattctctacgtgtgtgaagactgccaatccgcattggttcaacccctctcattctgagaggagactcgagctcagcaatgagacgtgtatgggttgctaatgatgatgaccccgtactagaaagcCCAATGTTGGTGACCCCCCTCCCCCCctcccatcaggtggactgacgacaataAGCAAGTGCagggatgcagttggctcaggatcgtgatgtttggaagtccttaaaaAAGGTTCTATGccatgcagtggacgtccatcggctgatatgatgatatcagTAGTCCCATAAtaaagttataagttttaataagtAAGTTTGTTGACAGAGtactttctctgtctacagTCAGCTAATAAAGTGTGAAAATGACATGTTCTTATCCCGCATAGCTAGAATTTGGAATCGGGACATCAAACATGGGGGGGGATATGGTAGCTGAGGTGCAGTCACGAACTTTAAAtaagaacatttaaaatgtacaccAGCCACGCAAAAGAAATAACGACACTAGGTATTGTAGATGCTTTAATTAGAACATTCTTTGGGGGTTTCTACCAAGAAAAAATGTAAGTTTTCTCTGTGAGTGTTAACTGTAAACtcttaataggtaggtacattggaAGTTGTacctattaaacaaataattgttttacATTTAGCTACTTTTTTGTAATCTCTAGGGAGATGGGCGgctctccccccccccccctcccttGACGAGGCCTCTGGCCTACTGTAACTGTATACTGCCATAGTTACTTTGTGATACTGATACCTACCGTCACGAAGCTTAAAAGCTTCTTGCCTACCAAAGGTAGACATTATAATTTATGCGTAAATCGATTTATGTGTACCTATCACttctttcaataatattttggaCAACTCAGACTTTGCGTATTAACATTTAACACCGCCGTCTATCGTAAATTTTATGCTATAGATTcttgacatttgacatttgcTTAACTTTTTTATCTGTAAATGTAATTGTCAAAAAAATGTCATTCACGATTGTCATGTCATATCAAAGTCAAAtgtcaattcaaaattcaatttagatttttgatgatgttgtaaatgtaaatcatttttgatttaaattttatgttgtGTTTACTGTAAtctattgaattttttgaaatgaGTTGCTTAAGTGATATATCACGGTCTAGTGAATATTTGAGTTTTAGAAGTAGCATACCACTGCGGAAAATAGTTGTGGACTCAGATGGTTCCAAGGTAAACAAACAACTTTCGAGTTATCATTTTAACTGTAATAATGGTTccttgaattttaattattgtgctatttagattataaataattttatcttatgttttcttttaattcttgAATAAACTGATAAAAGACATATGTTTTTCTGAGCTCTACTTAACTCTTAAGCCGTGGCTCTATTCGAGTTCTAAGCCTTGCCACCCTATCACACCACTGAGGTCCAGTTCTAAAGTGCAGTACAGCTTTATGTGCCTCTGGTATCACCAACAACCATTCATACAGAGAGACCAACACCAACATCATTTAGAGAGATATCAATGCTGTGTTATTGTTGAAATGAACGTGATACAGAGTACTTTCCTAAACAAACTAAGAGCTGTCCCTAAGAGCTCTGCAACTTATTGTAGAGAAATCAATAACATTATTAAGAACTACCAGGCTCCACTCGGTTTTATGTGTGTGGTTCCCATTaccataggaatacagggataaaatatagcctatagcactcgggatagtgtagcttcccaacagcaaaagaatttttctaattggttctgtagtttcagagccCATTCACTGGAAACAAACAATCAagtctttcctctttattatattaatatagatcaTTAAAACTGTAATCAACTAAccactaattatttttttgtaactgtAATTTATTTACTGAATGAGAAATGTCACTAAAATGTaaaaactgaattattttacagGCATGGCGAATATTTGACAGTGGCCCAAAGTCAGTGAGTTGCCCTCTAGTATGTCTGACCCCAGTTTCAGGCACAGCTGACATATTTTTCAAGCAAATAATGGGTCTCACCACCCGAGGCATCAGGGTGATAGCAGCTGAACCCCCTCCATATTGGAATCTGAAGGAGTGGTGTGATGGGTTTAAGAGGTTGATTGATTACTTGGAATTGGATAAGATACATATTTTTGGAGCTTCTTTGGGttggttttaattatttttttattaaatgaaactttAAATGTAAACTCTGTGTGATGTTTTAAAAGCTTTAGTGATTGTAAGAAGAAGtaatttggaagtccatgcttTGAAATCCtgtaataggggttgaaagtttgtatggaaagtccttactttttcaaggtacatttgtaaaaattgttatGTGAACTACTaggaaaatactaaaaataatgcaattcattttcagattcagatttttttcaatttaaatattttattttagggcTAAAAAGGAgttgaagtttttatttaatataatttgttcATGATTTCCGTTATCTTCTTGTAAAATGATTAATGgagtacttatctatactaatattataaaactgaagagtttgtttgtttgcttgaatgcgctaatctccaGAACTACTAggccaatttgaaaaattctttcagtgttattttatagaggaaggctaaaggctttACAATATCACTTTACTCCTACGGCACCGGTACCACTCGGTTgcaaccgtgcggcgtcagctagttatatataaaacatgcaaaaatagaaggggttgaaagtttgtatcaattttcacgtggacgaagatgtaggcgtccgctagtcttaaatataaagattatgaatttcttaaattaaagttagcttgtagttttatatacttaaaaaaacagtTAATCACAACATCCTTTTATAAATCTCCTTATTATAATGCAGCTTCATATTTTGTTAGCATAACCTGATAACATTAGGTGAATAACATTAAGTTTCaaggtaatataaatatagaaaatatgaactattaatattaaatagtttgtgattttatacgagtataagaaaatattcaaattggGTATTTTTCTTCATAACTAAAAATATCTGATCctagttatatattaatttttggaGATTACTCCATAAGAATggattttttcatatatagcccccagtatgaaaaaatatgggcagtaaaatactattttttgtgCGCAATCTATTCTGCGCatctttcaccgtgcgctgccgccaacaacACCCATGAGCatgctgttggcgggcgcgcacgcttCGGCCTCCTGCTGCTCTTCGTTTGCGCACCTTTCGCATTTCAGGCGTAGTTATTGATACGTTCACAGTGTATTCAGTAttcacctatttagacagtcgatctgaaagagtaaactccattcgtgcgtcgaagGTGACAAACTTTTTTATACTACAATATTTTGTTTGATATTTAGTATCTAGAGCAGCTCATttctttagtaaaattttttatttcaccatCCTGCCATGCCTAGGTCGGTGACAGAAGTGCTGCCTCATTTTTACACAAAGAATCAATTTTTCAAAGATGTAGTCAGTCTTCTTGCTGGAATGATGGCATGATTTacgtttaaaaataactattaggagTTAAGTTACCCTAGGCTTCTTTTTGtactatataggtacctaaattaaaacctaaaaaaaaattaaaccatcaataaaaatcatgaaaatctATACACACTAATGTCAtaaagagtttgcttgtttgcttgcttgaacgcgctaatctcaggaactactggtccgatttgaaaaattcttacagtgttagatagcctatttctcgaggaaggctatagactatatattatcccccatattcctacgggaacgggaaccacgcggatgaaactgcgcggcgtcagctagtctaattATGTAATGCtaatgttatgatgatgatgtgttttttttatttacaggtgGATTTATAGCACAGAAGTTCACAGAAACAACAATAAACTGTCCGCGAGTCGCTTCTCTGGTGCTATGCAACACATTCACGGACACAACTGTGTTTGAGTATAATGATTCGTCTGCACTATTCTGGCTCTTACCTTCCCTTGTGCTGAAGAGAATGTTAATGGGGAACTTTACAACTGACAAAGTGGACAAAAGAATGGCAGAATCAATCGATTTTATGGTTGAAAGGGTAAGgcgttttcttttcttttttttaattttaggtatgtttttgaatttgaaacagGTCATGAACCATAGACTTGTACTAGATATCCCAAACAACCCATCCAAGCCTAGGTTTAGACTTTAATGCCAGCACCTGTTAGCTGCtttgtttctttaattttaattttgaattgttAAGTTAAtcttactattaaaataaagctgaagagtttgtttgtttgattgaacgcgctaatctctggaactactggtgcgatttgaaaaattctttcagtgttagatagcccatttatcgaggaaggcttaggCTATGTaatattcctgtattcctacaggaacgggagccacgcgagtgaaaccgcgcggcgtcagctagtaattatatattttaacagcAGATGCCCGCAAGTCTGTTCTGTTTGAAATTCTGGTTTTCACAAATTGCAAAGAATCCATAGATTTTACCAGGATAAACAGTAGCCTATGTTATACTTTAAGGTTTATCACTACcgaaattcattaaaatcggttcagtggtttggatgtaaaaaggtaacaacagacagacatacttttgcatttataataagaAGGATGTTTGTTCATAGGCATCTTCAACAATACATATCCCAGtcgttaaattataatttgaaagAAATGTTTTAGtttgaacttttataaaataatttatatttatattaaatttgtaattttcagCTAGAATCACTTACTCAATCGGAACTAGCTTCAAGATTAACCCTAAACTGCACACCTAACTACGTTCAACCACAATTACTCTTGCACTTACCGATCACAATAATGGATGTATGGGACGAGAGTGCACTGAGCTCCGGAGTACGTGAAGACTTGTACAAGTCGTATCCTCAAGCCAAGCTGGCACACTTGAAGAGTGGGGGTAACTTCCCCTATCTCAGTCGAAGCGATGAGGTCAATTTGCATTTGTTGGTAAGCTGTTTTCAATATAACACCAAGTCTAGCATGCGTCAAATGACATGACTTTTGAagagaaatatacaaaacaagAGAAAAAAACCAATGGTGGTGGTGTAGTCCCAGTCCCAGAGAACTATAATTCCACTTGCGTTGCTATTgtttgacatttgtctattttccTTAACGAGATGCGTAGTTTAGTCGCATATTAGGCATACTGACAAGATgtaggttctgggttcgatccccagctgggccgattgaggttttcttaatcggccgtggctggttaccatcataccggcatagacgtaccgccaagcgatttagcgttccggtacgatgtcgtgtgtgtgtggattttcatcctcctaacaagttagttcgcttccatcttatactgcatcatcccttaccatcaggtgagattgtagtcaagggctaacttgtaaagtataaaaaaaaaaataacaccataTCTCGAGAactgaaatagacaaaatgtcaaccaatggcggcggagtagtcCCAGTCCCAGAGATGATGATATTTCCACTTGTGCTgtttgacatttgtctatttgcGTTAACGAGATGCGTAGTTTGGGCACGTGTTAGGCATACTGACTTCTCTGAATGATATGAAATCAAGACAAGCCTAAAGATAAAGAGATCAATTTGTCTTCATATCACTCTCTCTTTAGTACCATTACAACAAAAGACATTGTATAAAACTGCTCTCACTGCATTCGATGTCTTGTCCACCTGTGTAGGTGATTGACACTGCATATTCTGTTGCGTGGTAAGTTGGTAACTGGTCACCATTCCAACTCTTTGGGACCCTAACAACCATTAACTTTTCGAACTATGACCCTGCCTATTGCtccttcagcttcgcaacttgctGAGTTAAGTCAGTAACTGGTTCTCCTGGAgatgtcctcatttctgattcaaatACTCAGAGAAACTACAAGCACAGCTCACTCCATCGCCTAATGAGTGCCTCTGagcgttttaattaatataaaagtattgtTATAATACTAGTCAAAGTATGAGTAACATCTGTTTCTATTAAATGAACCCtacatgtgtttttttcattaatttcccCAGATACATCTACGGCAGTTTGATGGAACTGAACTGTCTCCGTCTTACTTGAATCTTCACAAACTGGCTGCACCGAGTAATCAGGCAGAGGAAGGTACTGTTAGCTACTTCAATGAAAGGGATAAGTTTGTCAAGATATCGTAAAAGCAAATATTAGGCATGTTTTCACCACTTTCTGACAACTGTCTGATAGGTTATTTACAGGTTTTGTCTGCCTTATTTGTTAGACTATCTGGCATTTATCATAAGGTGGTGAAACaacttttaaagtgtttttcagatagcttgGGTACGGTGAATCGGTTatagtgaatcgcggcaaactttcaagagtgaatcgaactgtcacccgcaccatcaaCATAGTCAGTTTGCCACGCAACTCTGTAGATTTCTCTACACCCAATGGCGTTTTccaggggctaggcggtgcaaTGTCCAGTGGCCCTCCAGCGGGGGGGGTcctcgaatccttaccagaaaatcgcgataGAATTGAACTTGgaaaatttcgaaaacgaaaAGGATCTGATGAATATGTTTACTTGAAAAAGCCTCACCAGTTTTGATAGTAGTGGGGCCccatatttttatttgcaccagggcccttggttacctagctacgccactgtacaCCATTAGTTATGGTGGACTACCACAATAGGGGGCATTATTGCTATAATTCTCGGCAAACATCTTGAACAATCCATTAAAATGCGCAGAAGTCGATTTGTCGGTCTCTTTGGTGGGGCGAAGGTAACGCGGGGGAATACACTATTGGTCGCGCCTGCTATTGGTCAATCAGTCCGCCTTGTCCATTGTCATAAAGTGTACCTGCGCGAACTTTCCCCCACTACGCCACTTTTTGTTCAAGATGTTTGCCGAGCTTTAATTGATTAGCTGTCTACAAAGAGGTGCAAAGTAGAAACTTCATTGAGTGAAACATTCATGGCTAATTTCCAAAACCATTCAATTTCAATGAGTTTAGATTTCAAAATCCGACCGAATTAGTGAAAATATTACGgccatatttattatatacatgaATTATAATTTAAGCATCAATTTACTTAAAAAGTAAATTGGCGTAAAGtgagatttaaaatttaattcaggTTTATAATTATGTCATAACAAATACAGCGCATAAGGCAGTGTCGTGACTATACTATCTCAGTCGAATATTGATTTaacatttgattatttttaaggcCTCGCAGGCTGGGGGCCCCGTCGAGGGGGGTCTGTGGCGTTTTGCTAGCCTTCCTGGTTACGCCACTGGCTTAAGGTGTTAGTAATTGAACTGTATAAACAGCGTAATCCGAATTTATTTTGATGCTAATTACattaagtaatattgttttatattgttaGAGACTACATACTTAGGTACGCCATTTCAATCAGCACTACtgctataaaaaatacttaataacacCCACATCGGGACCATGGCTAGTTAAGTTTTTCCACTAAAATTAGTagttattaagtaaaataagtGAACATTAGACATATTATTTAGCTAGATTAGCTAGTTAGCTGCTTGTTCATTCAATAGTATTTAACGTGTATTGTTTCTTATACTGTCGTCGAGTTTTGTGGTAATtaacagtaaaaataattacatttcgcaacacataaataaaaacatattgacATCAATTGGACGAAATTTAAACGAGGCAGTAAATACACTCTTGACTGTAATATTTTCAAGACTTGCGGTGTCTAGCTAAATGTAATGCCGCGGTAAATATTTTACAGTAGTATTTTCATGAAATATTcgaatattgtttaattttattatataaaaattataatccaACAAATGACTGTGTGAAATGTATAGactgtattatattatgttgttaaatatattttttaattttaagaataaacAGAAAAGTAATTTCatcattaatattatgtcaagaTACGATGCTCCCAACGATTGAATAACcattgaaaaaaatcatagttaATACTTTCAAACATTTGGTAATGCAATACAATTCTTTTCCAACTAcgataatttaatgaaaatctgataataattaaaaccaaGAGCCaccatttttaatagtgtttttatgttttatgtgaTTAAGATACTATAACTTAGATTAAGGAtctttttttgacgtgacgttttataattcgatggagccgcctgcacactcgaaaaagatgacgtcatgcgtcgttccctcgctctagggttgccaacttttttaacaagaaataaagtatattctggtctatgaagataattaagcagtattttagaaaaatgcaaccattccatcagtattttcttatgacgttgtcacgttcaactatcgtcagtaaaccgactttacagataaCAGATTTTTTTCCATAGTTTGTAATTAAAACAGAACGACGCATAAAGTCATCTTTTTAGAGTGTGCAgctggctccatcgaattataagacgttgtcacgtcaatagtTTTAAGTGGATATGTTGTTCCTTTCATATATCAGTGGTTATggcaaataatataaacaagctAATATTAAATGAATTAGATTTCAAGGGGCATTATTCAAGTGAGtccttttttatacatatatcaaTAGTAcacattttgtatattattataatcatgaaataaaataaatattatgttaatatagttttatttatttatttaatcgttTCTGTACTTATTGTATCTACGTTTCCTTTTCTAAGGATATCTGTTTCTTATCTTTCTGAGCTTGTATGGCTTTTTGTCTTTCTTCATCATCGGAGTAGTATTCAGCGAGGCTGTCATCTTCGTTGGGTACGGGTTGTCCGGCCAATGTTGTGCTTTTCTCGTTAAGGGTTAATTTGAACATCGGGTCTTCGGACATGATTTCAGGCACTATCGGTTCTCCGTGAGGGACATGTTTGTTGTGTGCGGTTACTGTTGAATATATTGACATAGCCTGAAATAATGAAGATGTCATTAAATGCTTGTACAAGTAAAAATttgggatttttaaaaaaccgTAAACGTTGGTAAAATAACGTCTTTTAGGTCTTCTATTCTACTTTTAGGTCCTAATctttcaattatatttaatagagTACTAAATAGTTCAACCTGCCATAATTTTTTGACAATTTGATTTTCTTGCAACTTGCAGTAATGTTTACATATTTCatgctttttaattttgacaggtatatttattttttttaaatacacttgGGGTCACGGGTCATACGTGTGGggtcagtggcggatttacaaatttgccgccaggctactaattattttaagcccctactgaactctgaaattcgataggtatCGAATCAATACgattcaataaaattgcaagttttaatattttattaggacGTACAggcgtaaaatattaaaattatcgttacattttctttagaaGATAAAGTTTTTTGGGTCTAATTTGCTGGTCTCTAAAATCTTCCGtcctaggctccagcctacttagcctactggtaaatccaccattgtggatatttgaaaatattccGGTCCCTTAACTGGGCATGGCCACAAGTTATTAATTCATGAAAAAGTTATAATCGTCCAAAATAGGACATGCGGTTTTCCATTTGTTTAATCTTTTTTGTAAATGTTCCTGAATTAATCAATCAAAGACGCCCAGACcgctttgaaaaattccttttttcttttaatgaaaattaatccCATGGTCATCAGAATAAATCGAGGGACTCTTAAAATGTGTTGTGTACTGTTGGAGTACCTGCGCAACCAGGTTGGAGACATCTCCCGCGTTGGCCGGCAGTATCAGCGTGTTGTTGGTGCGCGCCAGCTTGTTGAAGGCGGACACGTACTGCTCCGCTACTATCAGTGACGCGGCGTTTTTACTCTCCTGCACAAAAAGCCCCAGAAGGAGGAGAGTGAGCatcaagggacaaggagcgaaaagagaaaCAACTTGGTAGGGAATCGAGAAGGCGTCCCGGTAACACGCGATAGatcaagtaccgggttcgccctccatAGATGCGGCCCATATAACCGAAAGGTTGAAAGGGCCGTGGGAggtggtattttttattattattatatattacgtaaacccttgattacaatctcacctgatggtaagtgacacctgatggtgagtccacacccctttcgggttttttttttatatccgaATGcggcgctattggtcgacgttTGTCTTTCTCTGCTCTCGAGATATGTGATGTATCTTAGGTGTACTGCACTAAGGTAATAGATAAACATAGTTACCGGTGAAGACAACGCTTTGGCGACGAGCTTCAGTCCGAGCGCGCGCGCCTCCGCCACCGCCAGCATCGCCTGTGCCTCGCCCGACGCCTTGTTGATTTGTTCCTGCTTCTCCGCCTCTGAACAATAGTTCATTCAAGTTAGGGTTTCTCAAAATGGGGTAcgaggggttcgccattcgacggcagggggttcgcaacaagatttacgtaatggtgccTTAATAACTGttaccgagtcagaattaagatttgcgacaagaaacaagcacacccagtATATTAACATTAGAAACACagttcttttggtactttatgtgtgaccttttattcaaataaaagccttattttcttcaacagtcaaatttattttttattaggggGGCGGGgggagtttatttttttttatttatttagttaagatatattcactttaatagatccttgtattttttaaattttatgatacagagtacaaaagtggacctgaaatggaccatctcctttcatgatttaatttaaaatgtaaacatttcATCCAACCGGCTTCAGCTACAACAGTGAACTGAGTCAGCATTCTGCATTATACTGATGTTATTTCTTAGCAATACATTTCTCTCAAAAAAACATACCAGATCCTAATATTCTGGCCTGCCGCTTTCCTTCTGCCACGTTAATGTCTGCCGCACGGACACCCTCAGACTCCAATATGGCGGCTCTTTTCCTTCGCTCAGCTTCCACTTGCATCTGCATAGCTTCGTGTACTCTGTTTGGCAGCTTTATATCACCTAGAGAGATTATAGtatttagtatatattttaattctttccATGCTGAATTTCATTGTATTGTaatacagaataataataatatttactaaaagtcatgtatttttccaaattttccaaTCGACAAAAAGCTGTCATACATTTTGTGAAGTCAcattgttacttgatgtactaaatgtcaaacaaattgttaattaatatttttgtcaaatgctcTGTTTGGTCAGGATTtcttaacgtg from Bicyclus anynana chromosome 20, ilBicAnyn1.1, whole genome shotgun sequence includes the following:
- the LOC112045163 gene encoding maspardin, with protein sequence MSCLSDISRSSEYLSFRSSIPLRKIVVDSDGSKAWRIFDSGPKSVSCPLVCLTPVSGTADIFFKQIMGLTTRGIRVIAAEPPPYWNLKEWCDGFKRLIDYLELDKIHIFGASLGGFIAQKFTETTINCPRVASLVLCNTFTDTTVFEYNDSSALFWLLPSLVLKRMLMGNFTTDKVDKRMAESIDFMVERLESLTQSELASRLTLNCTPNYVQPQLLLHLPITIMDVWDESALSSGVREDLYKSYPQAKLAHLKSGGNFPYLSRSDEVNLHLLIHLRQFDGTELSPSYLNLHKLAAPSNQAEEGTVSYFNERDKFVKIS
- the LOC112045183 gene encoding stomatin-like protein 2, mitochondrial; translation: MFSRSKHLVSRVLPLKNAFNLEYQNEARVMYRIAAVRHRSTTPLNTIIMFVPQQEAWIVERMGKFYRILEPGLNLLWPIVDKIKYVQSLKEIAIDVPKQSAITSDNVTLSIDGVLYLRIIDPYLASYGVEDPEFAITQLAQTTMRSELGQISLDKVFRERESLNVSIVHAINKASEAWGITCLRYEIRDIKLPNRVHEAMQMQVEAERRKRAAILESEGVRAADINVAEGKRQARILGSEAEKQEQINKASGEAQAMLAVAEARALGLKLVAKALSSPESKNAASLIVAEQYVSAFNKLARTNNTLILPANAGDVSNLVAQAMSIYSTVTAHNKHVPHGEPIVPEIMSEDPMFKLTLNEKSTTLAGQPVPNEDDSLAEYYSDDEERQKAIQAQKDKKQISLEKET